CGTGAGGGTGAGCCAGCGTGGGCCCGCTTTGCGTCGCTTGGCCGGCAGCGGAATGGTTTTGGCGCCGGTGAGGTACTGCCCTGTGAGCGGACTCTCCGACGCGCGTGACATCGGCCCGCTGAACACCACGTGCCCCCCTTGGTCACCACTCGCGGGGCCGAGTTCAATCATCCAGTCGGCCATGCGCATGGCCTCCAGGTCGTGCTCTACGACAATGACCGTGTTGCCGCCGTCGCGGAGTCGCTTCAATAGCGCGAGCAGCCGATCCATGTCGCGCGGGTGCAACCCGATGCTCGGCTCGTCGAGCACATAGGTGGTGTCCACCAGCGAGGAGCCGAGCGAGTTGGCGAGGCCAATGCGTTGCGCCTCGCCGCCCGAGAGCGTGCGGGTGGCGCGCTCGAGTGTGAGGTAGGTGAGTCCCACGTCGCACAAGAAGCGCACACGACTCCGCGCTTCACGCAGAATGTGTGCAGCAATCGCGGTGTCGGCCGGCGAGAGTGCGAGTGCGTCCATCCACGCATTCAGTAGCTCTACGGGCATCGCGCTCGCTTCGGCAATCGTGCGTCCCGCAATCTTCACGTTGAGCGCGTCACGCGTCAGTTTGGTGCCGCCGCACCCCGCGCAGGCGCGCGCCGACTGATACCGACGCAAAAAGACGCGGATGTACTGTTTGTATTTCTTGGGCTCGAGCGACTCGAGATGCTTGATGATGCCGAGGAACCCCTTGGCCTTGCCGGTGAGCAGCTTCTGGTGCTGATCATCAGTGAGATCGCTCCAGGGCCGATCCATCGGAATCCCCTCGCGCTTGCAAAACTCGGCGAGCGCGCGGCGCTTGTTGTCGTAGCGCGGCATGGTCCACGGATCAATCGCCCCGTCGCGCAAGGTGCGAGTGGGGTACGGCACAATCAGCGAGAGCTCAAACTCCAGCGTGGCGCCAAAGCCATTGCACGTGCCGCACGCACCGCGCGGATTATTGAACGAAAAGAGCTGCGGCGACGGGGCAGGAGCCGTATGCCCATCGTTGGGACAGCGGAACGCCGTTGTAAAAACAAGCGACGTTGCCGGTTTACCGTTAACGGTTAACGGCAAACCGTTAACATCAGTTGTAGTTGAAACTATGAGCGCGGTTGCATCCCCATCCCCCTCCACAAACGCCGTCTCAAACGCATCCGTGCACCGCGTGCGCATCTCCTCGCCCACCGCAATGCGATCCGCAATCACCACCAACTCTTTGGCCTTCGCCAGATTGGTTTTTGGCGGCAGTTCGTCGAGGTGCATCACCACGCCGCCCGCCGACACGCGCACAAACCCCTTGGCCCGCAAGTTTTCGATAATCTGACCGTGCGTCACCTTGCTCGACGCGCGCAGCGGAAAGGCGATCATCACGCGCGTCCCCTCGGGGAGCTCGAGCACACGGTCGGCAGCGGATTGCGCCGAATCAGGCTTCAGCTCGCGCCCACACACCGGGCAGATGGTGTGCCCCACGCGCGCCCAGAGCAGTCGCAGATAATCGTAGATCTCGGTGGCGGTGCCGACCGTACTCCGCGAGGTGCGCGTGGGATTCTTCTGCTCA
The genomic region above belongs to Gemmatimonadota bacterium and contains:
- the uvrA gene encoding excinuclease ABC subunit UvrA, encoding MKERIQIRGARQHNLKGIDLDIPRRAITVITGPSGSGKSSLAFDTIYAEGQRRYVESLSAYARQFLERMKKPDVDFIDGLSPAVAIEQKNPTRTSRSTVGTATEIYDYLRLLWARVGHTICPVCGRELKPDSAQSAADRVLELPEGTRVMIAFPLRASSKVTHGQIIENLRAKGFVRVSAGGVVMHLDELPPKTNLAKAKELVVIADRIAVGEEMRTRCTDAFETAFVEGDGDATALIVSTTTDVNGLPLTVNGKPATSLVFTTAFRCPNDGHTAPAPSPQLFSFNNPRGACGTCNGFGATLEFELSLIVPYPTRTLRDGAIDPWTMPRYDNKRRALAEFCKREGIPMDRPWSDLTDDQHQKLLTGKAKGFLGIIKHLESLEPKKYKQYIRVFLRRYQSARACAGCGGTKLTRDALNVKIAGRTIAEASAMPVELLNAWMDALALSPADTAIAAHILREARSRVRFLCDVGLTYLTLERATRTLSGGEAQRIGLANSLGSSLVDTTYVLDEPSIGLHPRDMDRLLALLKRLRDGGNTVIVVEHDLEAMRMADWMIELGPASGDQGGHVVFSGPMSRASESPLTGQYLTGAKTIPLPAKRRKAGPRWLTLTGAREHNLRGVDIKIPIGALTAVTGVSGSGKSTLIHDVLYRALEQRITGEHSAKLHLGEKVGAFKDIAGWESLTDVVLIDQEPIGRSPRSNPVTYIKAFDDIRALFADVPLARQRKYTASTFSFNVKGGRCEKCEGAGYLEVEMVFMADVFVPCEDCDGQRFKPAVLDVKVGGRSIVEVLNLTVDQAIRAFPHEEKLGQALWQVQQVGLGYLRLGQPATTLSGGEAQRLKIARELIQSSKKSGKKLYVMDEPTTGLHLEDILKLSTVLDRLVDAGHTLVLIEHNLDVIKLADWVIDLGPDGGDGGGRLVAQGTPEQVAKVAASHTGRWLGPLLGGR